Genomic window (Vampirovibrionales bacterium):
AAGGCCAGCGAAGCGTATCAGCGAGAACTGATGGAAACTGCCGTTCCCGTTCTGGAGACGCTCCAGCGAGAGGCCATCGAGGGCGGTCTGCTGACTCCGCGCGTGGTTTATGGCTATTTCCCCTGCCAGTCTGAGGGCAACGACCTCATTGTGTATGACCCGGCGGTCTACCCGCAACGGCTGCAGGCGCTGCAACGATTTTCGTTTCCGCGCGGGGGCGTCAAGCGTTTGTGTCTGTCTGATTTTTTTGCCAGCTGCGACAGCGGGCGCGTGGATGTGATTGCGTTTCAACTGGTGACGGTCGGCCATGAGGCGAGCGCCCATGCGCAACGCCTGTTTGAGGCGGGCCGGTTTCAGGAGTATCTCTATTTCCATGGCTTCGGGGTGGAAAGCGCCGAAGCGCTGGCCGAATACTGGCATAAGCGCATCCGCGCCGAGTGGGGCGTGGGCGCGCAAGACGCCGCCGATATCAAGCGCCTGTTTGCGCAGGGGTATCAGGGCTCGCGTTATAGTTTCGGCTATCCCGCCTGCCCGCATCTCGAAGACCAGGCCAAGCTGGTGGCGCTGCTGGATCCGGCGCGTATTGGCGTGGCCCTGTCGGAAGAATTCATGCTGGAGCCCGAACAGTCGACCTCCGCGCTGATTGTGCATCATCCGCAGGCGCGCTATTTCGATGTCCGCATGCGCTCGCAGACCGCGCCCGCATCCGGGACGTAACACGTCCTGCTATTCTGGCTGCTTCTGCGCGGGAAGGCAGGCGTCCTGGCTCTCTGGACGTCCAAGTATAACCTTAACGTTAAAGTTATTGATCTTTGGCCCCACAACGTGTACACTAAACCCCTCACAAAACATCTTTTTCAGGATTTTCTCGTTAACCTTGCCGGAGAATGACCCCTGTGGACGCCACTACCGAACTGGACGCTTTAACCACCGAAATTCAGGGCGAAATTGCCCGCTATCCCGTTCTGGTCTACGGCAAAGGCACCGACGCCGTTCCGCGATGCGGCTTTACGCTGGAAACCAAAGAGTTTTTCGAAAGCCTCAATTGCCGCGCGCATTTTATCGATATTCTCGAGAACTTCCCCAAGCGCCAAGCCCTGAGCGAGATGACCGACTGGCCGACGCTTCCCAAAGTCTTTATCAACGGCGTGTTCTATGGCGATACCGATACGCTGGAGCCGATGCGGCAATCCGGCGAACTGCAGACTTTACTGAAGGCAGCCCATTCGGGCGCTGACGTCAGCGCAACGCCTTCTGCTCAAGCGTCCTGAGAAACCACAAAGAGAAGATGACGTGGCGGGACCGCCGCCACTGGATATTCAGCGTCACGGGTTGGACACTTCCGACCCGTTTATTTTTTGGCGCCGCCGCGCGCTCGGCTGGGAGTAGAAGCGTATCGGCCGCATAGCCATCGGATAAAAGCGGCAGGCAATTTGAGCATCGCATTTGTTTTTATTTTTATAAGAATTGATTTTTTACGTGTAGCGATCGCGTGAAAAGTCAGGTTAGAGCGATTAGAACGGATATGAGAGAAGCGAGTAATGAGTAATCCGAACGTTTCGGGTTTTGGCGGCTATGGCGCGCCTCCCTACCCATATGCGCAGATGGGCGCGAATATGTATCCTACCAGTGTCATGAACGGCTCCGTGGCAGGCGGATTCAGCCTGACGGGCAACGGATTCGGCGTGCAGCCGGGCTATGGCACGTACGGGCTGAACGGCGCGCCGGTCAGTTACGGTAATTTCGGCGGACCGTCGGCGTCTGGGGGCGCGGGCTACGCGCCGCAAGCCTCCAATCCGCTGGTTCAAAATTACCTCTCGCTGGTGCAAACGGATATGCGCGATGACGGCCAGCTCAATGGCAGCCCGCTTCCCGGCGGGTCATTGGCGCCACCCCCCATGGGGGGTTCGCCTGCCGGTAACGGCTCGCCCGCCGGTTACGGCGCGCCTGCTGGTTATGGCGCGCCCGCTGGTTATGGCTCGCCCGCCGGTTATGGCTCGCCCGCCGGTTATGGCTCGCCCGCCGGTTATGGCTCGCCCGCTGGTTACGGGTCGCCCGCTGGTTATGGCTCGCCTGCTGGTTACGGGTCGCCCGCTGGTTATGGCTCGCCTGCTGGTTACGGGTCGCCCGCTGGTTACGGGTCGCCCGCTGGTTATGGCTCGCCCGCTGGTTATGGCTCGCCTGCTGGTTATGGCTCGCCTGCTGGTTATGGCGCACCTGTTGGTTATGGCGCACCTGTTGGTAACGGGTCGCCTGCCGGTTATGGCGCGCCTACTGCTTCGGGCGCGTCGGCGCCCTTCGGTGGGCAGCAATTCATGCAAATGATGATGCTGATCTTTAACATGCTCAGTCAGATGCTTCAAAAGTCGTCCGCCGATGAGTCGACGACCGGGGCCGCTGAGTCGGCGAACACGGCGAATGCGGCTGACACGGCAGCTCAGGCCGGAACGTCCAACACCGCCGCGCCTGCGGTAGCTGTCACCAGCGGTAATCCTAACGAGGATCGTAAAAGCGCTTCGGACGACGTGGGCAATAACGGGGGGATGTCGACCAGGACCGACGAGAGCGAAGACGCCGAAGAAGCCGCTTCTGACGAGGACACCGGCGCATCGGGCAGACGCGCGGTCCGCAGCGCCAAAGCAGATGCCGCCCTGAGCGTCATTGACAAGCTGGACGCCGATAAAAACGGCGCGCTGACCCGCAAGGAAATCCGCGACGCGAAGTTGAAGGCAGACGGCGGCGGCGCGCTCAGTGGCGACGAAAAACGCGCCGCGCGCCTGATTCGCGAAAATAATGGCAAAGACGGCGTGTCCAAGTCCGATGTGACCACGGCGGCGGCCCGGGATGGCGATAGCAGCGCGATCACGCGTCGCGAGCTGCGCGATCATCAGCGCCATCAGCCCGCCTCGACGACTTCCAGTACGGGCGCGACGCCGCCGCCTGCAGCCACGACGCCTGCGGCGACGACGCCCCCCCAGAGTCCGGCTGCGCCGGAAACCGCCAAGCCAAAGCCGAGCGGACGCGTTTCCACCAACCCGGATCAGGAAGATAACTGGCGTACGCGCACCGGAAAATAAGCGATGACGCTTGTTTACGGGAAACGAATGCGCGCTCCGGCGCGTTGTGCCCGGCTGCTCCTCCAATTGGCGGGCGCGTGGGCGTGAGGGGATGCTATAATGGGGACGTGTTTTCGTGTGGTGATGGGTCGCGATTCGGATTACTTCTGGCGCTCAATCGGCCGCCGGATGTCCGGTTATGCGCGCTCCCTCACCTGAGAATGCGCCCGAGCGTCAGAGGCCAAGCGCATGGAGACAGGATGGATATCTGGCATTAATGGCTTCTTCGTTCGACTCTTGGATAAAACAGGACGCGCCGGCGGTTTCTGAGCAGTCTTCTCTCAGTGCGGCCGCAGAGCTGGACAGTTCGGCGGGGCAATCGTTTCGACAGGCCCTCTTCGCCTGCCTGATCGGCATGGGCGTGAATTTCGGGATTGCCGCGCTCAAGCTGGGCGTGAATTTCCTGCTCAGTCCCAGCGCCGCGCTGTTTAGCGAAGGGCTGCACTCGCTGGGCGACGGGCTCAATAGCGTTCTGCTGCTGGTGGGCGTGGTGCGGGCCAATCGCACGGCGGATCGGGCGCATCCCTTTGGGTATGGGCTCGAAGCCAATTTCTGGGCGCTGTTTGCCAGCTTTATTCTGTTTTTGAGCGCGGCGTGGGCGTTGATCGAGGGGATTCATCGCTTTGAACAGCCCACCGGGCACACCGATTACTTTTGGGCGTTGGTGGTGTTGGCGCTGAGCATGGCCTTTGAGGTGTATGCCATCTGGACGGCCTCGCGCGCCGTGCTGACGGAAGTGGGCGTCAAGGCGACTTTATGGAATACCATCCCGCTGGGGTATCGTCATGTGCGTGAAGCCAAGGCCCCGACTACGCGCTATGTGTTTTTTGAGGATACGCTCGCCTTTCTCGGCGCGCTTACGGCGTTTATTGCGCTGATTGGCGGTCAGGCGGCCTCTGCAGCCGGATGGCTGCCCGCAGACCGGGTGCATGTGCCTGATGCCGTCGCCTCGATTGTGATTTCCGTCATGCTGTTTTTGCTCGCCTGGAATCTCTTTTTCCATAACAAGGGCATTTTGCTGGGCGGCGCGGCCCCTGCCAAAGTAGAGGCCGATATTCGGCGGCTGGTGCTGAGTTTGCATGGGGTCTCCCATGTCCATGATCTCAAGACCATCGACCAGGGCCACGCCGGTTTGATTGTGAATCTCACCGTCGAAGTTGAGCCGAATACGCCGGTGAAAGACGTGGACGACCTCACGGAGCGCATTAAAGAGAAGCTCTACGGGCGGTTTCGCGCTATTCGTCAAGAACAGGTGTTTATCGAGGTACTGGCCGACGAGACGGAAACCGAGTGGGGCGCCAAGTTTGAAGCCCTTATCGACGAGGGGCGTCAACGCGGGGTGCTGCGTCCGCGAGATGAAGAGTTGATTCGCCGGGCGACGGATTTTAGCGAGTTGATGGTGCGCGACGTGATGATTCCACGGACCGATGTCGAGCACTTTGATATTGATACGCCGCTGGAAGAGGCGGCGGCGCGCATTATTGAAACCGGCCATACCCGCTGGCCTGTGTTCAACGAAACCATCGATGATCTTCTGGGGATTGTTCATTCGCGCGATATCTTTCGCGAGGTGCTGGCCCATCGCGCGCAAACGCCGCTGGCCAATCTCATTCGTGAAATTGACATCTACCCCGAAACCAAGCTGGTGAGCGATCTGCTTGAGGAGTTCCGGCGCGGTCGCTTGCGGATGGCCGCAGTAGCCGATGAGCATGGCGGCTTTGCGGGCATTGTCACCATTGAGGACCTGATGGAAGAAATCGTCGGCGATATTTGGGACGAATACGAAGAAGAAGAAGCCCCGTTCGCCTTTCTCGAGTCCAATCGCCTCAAGATCAGCGGTAAAGCCAATATCGAAGATCTGAACGACGCCCTGGATCTTAATTTCCCGACAGACGAATACGTCACGCTGGGCGGTCTGGTGTTCGGGATGCTGGGACGGGAGCCCGAAGCCGGCGATCGCGTCGGATTTGAAGATCTGGCCCTGACCGTCGACGAAGTAGAAGGCCCGCGCATTCTCACCATCATTGTGGAGTCGCCCGCGCCGTTTGTAAAACCTGAAACGGCTGCCGACAGTGACGCGTCTGGCGAATCAGGCGAATAAACTCCGCTGATAGCTCGGCCCTTAAGAGTCTTCTTCCAAGAATCTTCTTCTTAAGAGTCTTCTTCCAGGGGCGCGACGCTTAACAGCCCGCGTTCGCGATCCACGCCGATAACCCGCGCGCGATCATTTAACCGCAACCCTTGGGCGGTCTGCGGGTCCAGCTGAACATCCCAGATTTCGCCGTAGACTTTCATCTTGCCGCTTTGGCCGGGCTCAACGTCGTCCATCAGCCGCCCGATTTGATGAATTAGCTTGTCAACCGCGCCTTTAGGCGCGCGCCGGTGGGTTTTCACCACGCGAAACAGAATGAAGCCCGCCAGTGCGCATAAGGCCAGCGTCAGCGTCAGCACGTAGGGCAAGACGGCCAGCAAATAGGGTTCTCCGGTCTGATATAGCAAGACTGCGCCGACCATCAGGCATAAGACGCCCAACGCAAAGAGAATCCCCATCGTGGGCGTAAAAATCTCGATAATAAACAGCAGAATCCCCACGACCATCAACCCGACGCCTACCACGTTGATCGATAGCGCATGAATGCCCACCAGCGCCAGCAGCAGGCAGAGCCCGCCCAGAACGCCCGCCACGCCGACGCCGGGATGCGTGGCTTCAAAGAAAATCCCGAACAGGCCCAGCGTCAGCAAGACGAAAAATACCATCGGATCAGCCAGAAAACTCAGAATGCGGTCGTGCGTCGAGAAGGTCATCGTCTCAATAATGGGCTGGCCCAGTCGCAGCGGCGTCAGTTGGCCGTTAATGCGCACGGTTCGCCCATCGATTTGCATCAGCAGCGTTTGCAGCGAGGGGGCGACCATATCGACGACGTTACGTTTGAGGGCTTCATCGGCGGTGAGAGACGCGCTGTCGGTAATCGCCAGCGTCGCCCATTGCTGGTTACGGCCATGGCTGGCGGCCAGCGCGCGGATGGCGGCCGTCTGGTCGTTGATGATTTTTTCGGCCATCACGCGTTGGGAAGCCTCGTCCAGAGGCGCGAGCGCCGGGCCTTTCGGTGGCCAGCGACCATTCATATCCACCGGATGAGCGGCGCCGATGCGCGTTCCGGGATGCATCGCCGCGATATGGGAGGCCATTGT
Coding sequences:
- a CDS encoding glutaredoxin; translation: MTPVDATTELDALTTEIQGEIARYPVLVYGKGTDAVPRCGFTLETKEFFESLNCRAHFIDILENFPKRQALSEMTDWPTLPKVFINGVFYGDTDTLEPMRQSGELQTLLKAAHSGADVSATPSAQAS
- a CDS encoding cation diffusion facilitator family transporter; the encoded protein is MASSFDSWIKQDAPAVSEQSSLSAAAELDSSAGQSFRQALFACLIGMGVNFGIAALKLGVNFLLSPSAALFSEGLHSLGDGLNSVLLLVGVVRANRTADRAHPFGYGLEANFWALFASFILFLSAAWALIEGIHRFEQPTGHTDYFWALVVLALSMAFEVYAIWTASRAVLTEVGVKATLWNTIPLGYRHVREAKAPTTRYVFFEDTLAFLGALTAFIALIGGQAASAAGWLPADRVHVPDAVASIVISVMLFLLAWNLFFHNKGILLGGAAPAKVEADIRRLVLSLHGVSHVHDLKTIDQGHAGLIVNLTVEVEPNTPVKDVDDLTERIKEKLYGRFRAIRQEQVFIEVLADETETEWGAKFEALIDEGRQRGVLRPRDEELIRRATDFSELMVRDVMIPRTDVEHFDIDTPLEEAAARIIETGHTRWPVFNETIDDLLGIVHSRDIFREVLAHRAQTPLANLIREIDIYPETKLVSDLLEEFRRGRLRMAAVADEHGGFAGIVTIEDLMEEIVGDIWDEYEEEEAPFAFLESNRLKISGKANIEDLNDALDLNFPTDEYVTLGGLVFGMLGREPEAGDRVGFEDLALTVDEVEGPRILTIIVESPAPFVKPETAADSDASGESGE
- a CDS encoding nodulation protein NfeD, with amino-acid sequence MNKLPGFQHDLSRCCRLLFWLALALSGLNMLAGLWESALANPSISIRSKTETIQTAQPNKVLRLRLDDEMISGISADYIRNGIEQAARNGASAVVIELDTPGGLLSATHTIVKSILASPVPVITYVAPEGGRAGSAGVFITMASHIAAMHPGTRIGAAHPVDMNGRWPPKGPALAPLDEASQRVMAEKIINDQTAAIRALAASHGRNQQWATLAITDSASLTADEALKRNVVDMVAPSLQTLLMQIDGRTVRINGQLTPLRLGQPIIETMTFSTHDRILSFLADPMVFFVLLTLGLFGIFFEATHPGVGVAGVLGGLCLLLALVGIHALSINVVGVGLMVVGILLFIIEIFTPTMGILFALGVLCLMVGAVLLYQTGEPYLLAVLPYVLTLTLALCALAGFILFRVVKTHRRAPKGAVDKLIHQIGRLMDDVEPGQSGKMKVYGEIWDVQLDPQTAQGLRLNDRARVIGVDRERGLLSVAPLEEDS